The following nucleotide sequence is from Schistocerca serialis cubense isolate TAMUIC-IGC-003099 chromosome 4, iqSchSeri2.2, whole genome shotgun sequence.
tctgtttatggggttggaAGAAATCAGATGAACTGCTTCGTcacatcatggacgctgctgaattgattaggaaccaaccacatgcaattgaacaagcaacacaacatattatcgctagagcgcaaaagtgcattgacgttcatggtgggatattcgaacctgttctgtgaactgtacTACATCTGTATGATAGGTGTTACAGCCATTTGTAAAACACGTGGTACGTCTTTTccaactgaatacatgtaacatgcatgttgtaatgcattatgtactaaatgcaaactaaataaacattacgtaaaaattagtaacataactgtacttctctgtaaGATTGTTTGCAAGGAAATCACGTTACagtccagttgtattgcgtatacgcTCAGgttgtgcacatcagttttgcaggattaaagttcctttcaatacccatacctccctagCAAAGCATTTGTGGACCTACGTTCATATaacttttttattcagaattacttatactgtcTCTGTGTAAAATATTAATCTCTTCTCCCCAAACACCttctatatatttatatatatacaaggactgaagagtcaaagaaactggtatacatgtCTAATATCGTGTGTGTGGGGCTCCCTCGAGTACATGGAAGTACTGCACcacgatgtggcatagactcagctgatgtctgaactagtgctggagggaactgacagcatgaatcgtgtggggctgtccataaatccgaaagactacgagggtgtggagatctcttctgaacagcatgttacaaggcatccaagatatgctcaataacgtccatgtctgttgagtttggaggccagcggaagtgtttaaactcagaagtgtgtccctggagccattctgtagcaattctgttgaAATTGGCCAAGTTTGTTGGAATACGcaaagacatgaatggatgcagatgatcagacagaatgcgtGTGTgtatgtcacctgacagagtcgtatctagacgtatcaggggtcccatatcactccaactgcacatgtcctacacccttacagagcctccaccagcttcaacagtctcctgctgaagtgcagggtccatggatttatgaggttgcctccatatccgtacacatccatccactcgatacaatctgcaCCGAGAGTCGTCCAATCAGGCaaggtgtttccagtcatcaacagtccaatgtcgatgggcctaggcgaggtgtaaagctttgtttgGAGCACTCATCAAGGGTGCataagtgggcctttggctcccaaagtccatatcgacgatgtttcgttgaatagtttgcatgctgacacttgttgatgtcctagCACTGAAAGCtgtagcagtttgcagaagggttgcacttctgtcacgttgtaagATTCTATTGAGTcgtcccttcttgcaggatctttttccagccgcagcgatgtcgcagatttgatgttttactggattcctgatattcacgctacactcgctATCTCAAAGATGCTGTGTTCCGTCGCTCACGCTCTGACTATAGCACCACCTTGTATttcaatacacatgcctataccagtttccttggcgcttcagtgaatgtgCTTGTgtttgtgttagagagagagagagagagagagagagagagagattttaaagTAGATAGGAAGTGAAATGTATACTAATAAAAAGGTTAAATGAAGATCTGTGAATTAGATTAAATCTTGAATATATTATGATGTGTTATACTGAGTGAAATTTCTACTTTGAATTTAGATAAATTTTCTGtacacttccttaatttctctttaTTGCAACGCTGACATCCTCACACCTCAATTGCATACTCTGCTTCACAAGTAAGCCAATAAGAAATCAAGATACTGAAGATAAATTATAATCATAGAGAACAAAAATCAGACACACACACTGTAATTAAAGTATAAACTCATTTGCCTCTTTGGAATTACTTTCAAGTACTTGTCTTCAGCATCTGATTAACAGGCTTCAAATATTAGTGCATAAGATGCTATCAAACTTCTTTATATGTATCACTGTCCATTTCCCTTCATGctattatgtggtatatatctcagcAGTTAACACTAAAGAGCTAAAACAAGTGTCATGGAGGCAACTGTATTGCAAGTTCAGTGtgttggggaggtggggggggggggggggggagcaagacgAGAGTGAAATATATaacacatatttttaatatttgtgaaACATTAGTCTTTGTGGTACATTTAACCAGCAATcggaatttttttcatttctgcttaGTCTGTAATGTAGTGGGAGTATGTAAGTTAAATGCACTAAATAACTATGTCAAAGTGGTGCCAGTAAGCAAAATTGTGCTTTAGCCTGCAGGAAAgacgaaaataaatatttcaaaaactggaGGAATGAGAACGAAGCAGAAGGTAAAATCGCCAAAATGTGGCAAACTCAGTATTTTTTTGGAGAGTTTCAGAGGCACTGACTTACTGTTAAGCAGTTTTGTAATGCTATCACAGGAAACATTTACCACAACAGACTCGGCAATATGATAAAGTTCCTTATAAAACCCAAAGAAAGTAGTGGCTGCCCCAGATATCGATAAATGAGTGCATCTGGGGTTTGACACTTGTCACAAAGAAGCAAAAATAactcttcatttttcttttcagCAGTAAAGAGTCTAGTTTATTCCAGGTATCAAATGCAAACTGTAATTATGTTTAAGAAGTGTCTATATCTGATCCATGgcaccaacaaagagactctgTACTAGTGATGTAATGACATTCTATACGTACAAGGCGCTTTATGGACAAACCTTCAGTAAGTATCCGAACGCTACAAGAACATCGTAAAGAAACCGTCCTGTAAGCTGGAGCTTCATATCTCCCAGGATCCTGAAGAAACTAAAGGATGGCATATGTAGTATcattttttttagttattgtcgatttttgtgACACTACATACGCTGTCTATTGTAAAAACAATCTTACAAATCAACGTAAATCATAGTATTAGCCCTCATCCGATATCGGACTCAGAAGCGTCACTTGCTGGTCGTTTGGCGCACTGTTACTGCAATTGGTAATAAAAATCAgccggagtgtcgcgactgttatgttaaacTGTGGTGTCGTGAAGTAACGAGATGGCCAGAGTGGATGCCACCATTTGAAGTGCAAGACAGAATGTTTTGACGGGACGAGACGTGACAGCCAGTGTGAATTTCCTTAACATGAGGCGACGTTCTCTTTACGACTTGTATGAAAGCTGCCATTGAAATGCATTGCGGAATTTTTTCGTGACTCGACGGTCTTGAGGTGCTAGAAGAAATCTTAAAGACCACATATTTCAGGACCAATGGTGAACACTACTTAACTTTTCGATTTTTAGCCGAATCAATCAAATTTTCATAGTTCGACGGAAGAGCTGTGTGAAACGAGCCAATCGATTTACATCTGTACTCGAAATATCATAGTCTTCGACTGTTATATCTGTGATCTTGGGAAGATTCTAATATGTTTGACCTCTCAGCTATATGGCTTGTAATGTAGGATAATGGAAAGAAAATCGGGATACAACTGTTATGTATACATTATGAAGTGAAATTACCAGCTTCAGGCAACGCATAGCTAGTAAACCTCCTTGCCAAAAGCATTAGCTGTGTAGAGGGTTTCAAGAACGCTTTTGAAAACAGcgaatgcaaaaaaaaagaaacttatttGAAAGAGGAGTACTAATGTACCCCAAACTGTAATGCAATCACTTTGTTAACGGGAGGACTTATTGATGCTTGGTAATTGTAGCTGTTTATCCGCTACAACACAGGGGGATATGTGTGTAGAACAAGGATGCCATTAAGGCCCCGCGGATTCTCGGTCTTTTTTGGCCTTTTGTATGTTGTCCTCCAAATTGACTTAATTATTATCATGCTTCTAATTATGAACCACTTAACGTGTTCAGTTGGGTACAGAGAAAATATATTGTCACTTTGCGTTTTGTGCGACATAGGTCGTggatgcaaaaataaaataaaataataataattcctgACGCACAAATGTGACGGCACTTTTCTTAATACAACCGCTTAAAGTTTGATATTAAAAGCCGCTTTGTTTTCTGTGAAAGAACTTTGCGAGCTTAGTGTACACACGTTTAtagtgaaatcaaacaatggaaaccccAGGAAGCTTTTGTATACGTGCTTCTTGCTATTTAGCCTCTAACGAAAGAAATGCGTTATTTCGTAGGCGTATAGTGATTACGTGTCATAAGTTTTTTGTTCCGCTATGGAAGAAGGTTAGGATTGCATTTGcatccccatttaaaaaaaaattattctgaaatgAGATTCCTCATCACATAAAGGATTTGGCCCTAAACAGGGGATTTTTGCGGCATTTAAATTTCGTAGCTACTTCGTAATATGTTGATGTTGTAGGTCATAAGTATTTTCAAAGATAATAAATATGTATGAATGTAAATGAGGATTGGAATGAACTACCATTAGGGGTTATAGATGGTGATTATTCtgaacaaaaaacaaatttgtattgttatttattattgaaaaatgaacacattatattgtgttttataactGCAGTATTTCCTATTGGCTCATATTTATTTATATTCTCCATGTTACACAACCCTTTTTTTTGCCTGTAGGTGTCTGCAAGGAATAACAGATACAGTTAATTTTGTTTCTCCTCGGGTAATTGTGGAGGAggaaagcacaagaagactgtagaAAAGCTTGTCATTCAGAACTCTATACTTTTGTTCAAAATGTAATACAGTGAAACCAATGATGCTGTAGTTACAATGGAAATTACTGTTTTTGCATGAGCAGTTGGTGCCAAATGACAAAAATGTTATCATGAGTGTACAGTGACTGATGTAGCTTACATGTTTTTCTTGAAAATGTTTAAAGCAAGATGCAGATCTCTCTATGCACTTTGCTGTATCTGTTATAGAGTGTGCTCCTACAACAAGCTTCATTTCCTTCGAAATTACCCTTGTGGGCAAAGATCTGCAGTAGTTGGTTGTGTTTGCAGACAAAATTACAAGCTGGAATTTGCATTGGGTTAATGCATGAAAGGAATGTGCACCAACACAGAATGTAAATCAGGAGTCTACCAAATAATTGGTTCTGCAAGAAGACTGATCACCAAAAATATGCATATCAGTATCGTGATTATAAATCTCCAGCAGAAGCACTGGTAAAAAGATGCACAGCACAAATAAATGAAGTTGGTGTTCAAGTTAAAGCAACAAGTAGGCATAGATGCAGAGCTTTGAAGAAAGATCATCAAACAGCTCAGCAATACAATTCAATATAGCATCTTTCTTGTTCCCccccttttccttattttgtttaaGGTTAATGTTTCTCATTCACATGTCATACACAGTGAAAATTAATTACCTAGTTTTTTGGGTGAGAATAAATTAAAATGATGTTACAGAGCAATATCGTACCCTTAACAGATGACTATGAAAACAGTTATGGTACTGGATATGCCTGACACAGAAAGCATGACTAGAAATGCAAAATGTGTCTTTTATAATGAACTGATGGTATGAACTCCTAAATCCATTTGATTATATGTTCCTTAACAGttgtaatttataaattttgattGGCCATCAATGAAATATAATGTAAGCTCATTGTGTAGCTTTAGACGGTTACTGTGCAGCTTCGGATATATAGATATTTACTGAATTCATTTGTTACCACAAAAGCAGTGAAGCTAccagaaataaatatctctgttaGAATCAAAATTATCCCTTataacttttttaaatgttgtgattTTTTATCAGTTTACGATGTAAACACACATTCAGTGTTACTGGGAAAGAGAATCACTGTAGCTGAAGCAAGGCTGCAGCATTTCTATCAACCCAGTGTAAAACATACCATATCATGGAACTGTTGTGTTGGTAAATGGAGCAAGTACACTTAGTTGTTACTGTGTTCCTAATTAAGTGCTTGTACTTCAGTTTTTTATCAGACTACAAGGGTTATAAGTGAACACCTCTAGTCTACTCTGTTCCTATTTATATCTGTTTTTAGAGTAGGAAACAAGGATATCTATGACATGCTCCATTGTACATGTCAGATGCTATGCAGTGCAGTTACCAGTCTTGCACTGACCAGAAATTTTACTATGCCATCTAGAAAACAGGTGAGTACACATCTTAAGTAACCGAGATAACTGAACTATTGCAGAGTGACTCAGAACACAGTGTGAAACAAAACAATCAAatttgttttgagaaaaattgCTGAATCTGGAATTTTGAATTTGCAGTCATGATGCTTCCCGACATAATTTTAAAGACCTGCATTAACTGGAAATCTTTGTGGATTGTGCACAGGTCTAATAATGActtgaggaatgaaagaaataggctgATAGAAAAGGGACTTCAAGATATAAGTGAATACCTTCAGTCATCTGTgttcatatttatttttgtttttagagTAGGTTTGTGCTGAAGAGGGGTAGGATTTCTTTTGTTTTCcactttaaatttttttgaatgacATTCACTATTGCAGCTGAAAGTATGGAAAGGATTTGGCCCTACACAGTGGATTTCTacaacactgaaatttcattactaCTTTATAGTATTATTATGTCGCCATTTAGGTCAAAGGTATTAAAATGCACTGTGTGATGTAAGGTCTGTGAAATAAAAGTATAACCATATATAAAATACACAGGAGTATGCAATTATTACTTACTAATCTATACATTTCTTAATGATATTACTGTCAATGGATTCTAATAGAGGCATTCTTCTTGATATGGCAACAGATGTCCTATGGGCAACAAGTGACCACTGTTCCTGAAGTCTACGATTACAACAGCAAGAATGACCATTCTATTCCATAGATTGCATCTCACCCTGTCATAGGTGCCTCAACGCTGGGGATTCAATACGAAAACCTGTGATGTATGAAGGACAGCAACAAAATTTCCAGAGTCTGAAAAACCTTACAACATAAAATAATTTGATAATATCTACCTACTCTTCATTAATCAAACACTACAGAAGTCACATGTTCATTAACCAAGCCGTGCCACAAATATCAGTAATCTCAATATTTTCTtctcacacaatggaaatatctgtgGGTATTTTTGTGCAACAagcttttcattatttcaaatttgcGTTAAAGCAGCAGTTCTTCCAAACATTGCAGGTGGCTTTTCTAATCTTGTAGTATGTGTGCTATGCATAATTTCATGGAAACAGGACAGCAGTGAAACAAAAATATCAGAAAGGCAATTACAGTtacagaaaacagtgagaagatacAAGTAAATAACTTGCAGAAAGTAGAAACAGTTTCATTGTTCACTTAGAGtaggaaattaaaacaaaaatcctGCATTAACACCTTCATGCAAAGACAATCTGTTCTCCATTTGTTGGTGCTCCCTCCTCAACTGAAGCACAGGAGCTGACAACGATTAATGGGTGTTGAGAAGTGTTACATAATGTTGATTGTTGTACCTTATTTTACATGCAAGACTTCATCACTGTTAACAAGAGTTATATATCACTATGATCATTTTTTGGGTGACATGCCCTCAAGAAAATAAATGTGAATTGTGCTGAAAGCTTAAAATACTGAAAGAGTGTGAAAAAATTAGTAGTTTCCCCTCATAAGCGAACTATACAACAATAGTTTGTGAAAAAACTTTCATGTCTGTAACACTCATGTATTCCTAGACATATATTATACATCCCTCTCATGGCTTCCACAGGTCATAATCTCAGATTGGATGTCAGTGACCACTGCTGTTAATCATGGGTGTTGACAGTGAAGGAGCTATCTACTGCTTTGAATGGTAATGGTGCTTCATTCTAATGAGAACAGTGGCTGGATCTGACTATGCTAGTGACTTCATTTTCCACACTGACTGACTGTGGAAGGCTTAGATTAAAGAAGTAATAGACTGACAGTTGCATTGATAGTTATTGTGTATTTTTCTTGGTAATGCAGTTTTCCCACATGCTGCTCGTTGTTACAAAAAGTTATATAATTTCATGAACAATTTCTATTTATTGTACTTATCTTTTTAGATGAATCTTGTAGGCAAGGGTATCATCTGAAACAATAGTGGTTGCTGCTGTTGTGCATACCATTTGTTAATTTCAATTTAACTGATTGACCAACAGTCCTGGCACACACGTAAAGTATTTAGGAAAGCAAGAGAGTCTGTTGTGAGATAATGACTTGGCCGTAAAAATTACTGTGTGTGTATGTCCAttcgatcacccccccccccccccccccccacacacacacacacatacacaccagcaAGTATCAGACTGAATTGTTTGCTTGTAACACCATAAATGAGATTACTAGCTTAACTTTTGGTTGATGCTAATATTATCTTTGACCAGAATTGTTGATTGGGAACTACGGAAAATGGTAACTAAAATATCAAACACAAAATATTACTGATATAtcttaaaaaattacaattttattttgttgattaagTACATACCAGTTATTATCGTGACAATATATTTTCATCttattattttttgtaaaaaaagaaaaaaaaaaaaaaaaaaaaaagaagagagtatAATCAAAtgtcactgaacctgcagttgcaTAAAAACAGAAACAACATGTTTTTCGGAAATgaaaacacaggaattccatgaaCATAAAGTCTGTactgtaaaatttaaattttacacaGTCATAAATGTAAAAACTGCAAATTTCTTGCTGTACAAATTATCACAGCTAATAAAACAAAAATGGTAACATTGGTGGTATGAAACTATGCTGGTGTgccaacttttgaaatgaatgtaGACACATTGCAAAAGTATATAAATAAGAATTATTTATACAAAGTAAGTAGAATTGCAACTGAAAGATAGAGTTCTGTACATCAGTCAATATTCTTGAATTTCTTAGTGTTCAAATTGCTACTGATTTGAAAGACTAAACATTCAATACACTGAGTTTTTATAACTACTGTAACTGTAATCTCGGTTTTTCTAGGAATTCTTTCCATACATCCAGTCCAATTCTGTTCACCTTGCACTTGAGTCTGCAGAATCTACAGTCTTTTATTACTATATGTATACTATGTACAATACAAACTCTTGCACTGTCTTACTCATAACCTTTTTACATTTGTCATGTCCTCTAATATACAGTTTAAGTACACAATGTGTGAGTTTTCACCCTGGTTTTAATAGGAATCTGAGGGATAAAAACTCATTCAAACCCAGTTGTTAATCATCTGTATGTGCCTTTTTCAGAATGAGAGGATTCACATCCTTCAACAGTTGACCGACGCTTCTTCACTGTCACTTCTGGAAACAAAGGAACAAACTGTAAAGAAGCATATCCAAATGCAAAATATATACTCAGGTATAGTGgaacaaatattttcacaaaatatgatTAAAGTTACAAATGAAaagtaaaatatataaataatacttTTGGTAGATAAAATATACTTACTTAAACTTCGCCATTACTAGAACAGCTGGcatgaaatttacagaaaaaagtaattaaagaaTATTAATCTTGAGCTCTCACAACAAGGAATTCCTCCACAAGGCAAAGAAGTAGTGCATTGGGGCACACATATGAAAAGGAAAAAGTTGTGTACATCCGTGGAGAAACACTCAAAGTATCAGGGGGGAAAAATCACTGCTAAATCTCTAAATATTTTTCTTGAGCTTTTCACACAGGAATTTCTAGTTGTGAAAGCTGAAGATTCATTTCTGTTGATCCCTTACTTGCTCACAAAGTTTCCTAAGAGGTAAGTAGGTGCTTTTCATATTTTCTGTATGCATTCTGCAAGTTCTCTTCTCAAATTACTCAATATAGATGCAATTTACTACGTAGCACAGACAGGTGGAGGAATTCAAGAACAAGGTGTATTGTATGTATTAACCTCTGTACAGTAGTATATGTTACTTAAAATTTGACAGCATTTGTGTCAATCCAGGCCAAACAGTCAATTAGCTCACTAAATATACAAAATGACCTTATTTTGCAATGAACTTTCATAGGTATATTTTTCAACAGTAAAAATGGAGCAACTCAATAGATTTGTCCAATTATTCAGTTTTGGAAAATCAAAACTACGTAGAACTGGCATACAGGCTAATGAGAATGTTACCATTGTTATCTCACCTTCAGGTAGTGGTGGGGACTGTTGTTTTGATTTGGCACGCCTTGAAGTTACATTGAAAAGTGGCCTTGGTTTATACAATTCATCACTGCTGTACCGTTGGCCACGATAAGTTGTTGTGGCACTCCTAAATAGAAAGCAAGAATGAAAGCTTATAGAAAAATTGTATACGTGGTCTCTCTGTACATTTCACAGATATGTAAAGCTTAATGCTGCTAGTCAAACTGAAATCTACCTCAGTGTTCTTTTGCTTTCAGACTCCTCTTGGTTCAAATTCACAGTATCCACATCACCGTCTCCTATGTTTCCTGCTTCTGTAATGTCAAAAAACAAACTTTTGTAAAAGAGCAATTAttataaatgtttgaaaaatatcaGCTACAGATATGTGATAGGATACTGAAACTAACCTCTGTTGTCCACtatttttttgttctgttctccAGATGATGCTGATACATCACTCTCGGGACTCAGTGGCATGACAAAATCAGGTGTAGATGTCCGACTGTTACTGTTGTCCACTACTACACCTTTTCCAGGAGCAGGTCTGCCAAGTCCAGGTCGTCTACTGCGACCTAACAAGTTGCGTCTTGGTTCTGACGCAGGTTTAGGCAGGTTTTCTGTTATGCCAATAACTTTTTCTGGTGAAATCTGTTTCTGCATACCACTCTCTAGCATCAAGTCTCTCAGAGAATGGAAAATTAAATCAGCAGATAGTGGTACTTTCTCATCATCTGAACTGCTTTTGTCAATGTTGTTGTCTACATTAGACTTTTCATCTCCAACATATTCATCCTCATCAGAGTCTGCAATTACATAACGATTATCTGGACCGTTGCTGGGAGTGCAGTTCACAGCATGTGAGTTATCAGGCTCAGAATTGAGATGTGGAGTCTCACGTACTTCAGGTGCTGAAACTCGTTCGAGAGCACTTTCTGATGGTGCAGATGGTATTTTATCAACACATGCTTCTGCCTTTTGTTCCGTATTTATTTGCTTGTATATGTTCCCAGTAGATTTTGttttaccactaccaccaccatttCTTTTAAAATGCCTTTTGTGAGAATGTACTGCATTATTGTCACTACTATCTATATCTGTGGTAGCCATAGGAACCCACTCCAGAACATAGCCTTTGGGTAGTTTCTTGCTTGTTGCACTAGCATCAAACTTGGCATGATTAAGTTCAGAGGAACTCTGGCTGTTATCTACAATGTTCTTGTTTGTTTCATAATAAGCTGTGCCTGAACTGTCAATTGCTGTTCTTGATTTTTTAGGAATTCCACCTGGTACATCCTTTCCAGTATTTGTTTTAGATTTAGACAATGTAGGAATGTCATTTGTTTCACCAGTGATGTCTTCAGATCTCAATGTTTTAGCAGCACTATTTGCTTCTGTTACAGAAACAGTAAGGTCACTATCAAACCCAAAATGCTGACGCACATATTTGTCAACTATTTCCTTAACAACTTTACACTTCAAATGTGAAAGTGAGTGAGAGGTTGATGTTTCTTCATTATCACTGTCACTACAATCTGTGAAACAAATAGGATTTGAATAAAGGTTTTCTTCATAAGTTCTTATATAAGCTGCAAGATTTTCTGTCTGTTGTGCTGACGCTTGTTCAAAATGTGTGAGATCACCATCTACATCACTGTTATCATGGTCATCACTGTCTTCACTAGGAGAATCTTCTTCTTCAGGCTTGAAAACACTACTTGGAACTGTCTCATTGTCTGTATGCATATGAGTATTTTGCTTCACATTCTGCAGTACGGTTTCTTTTGCTGGCAGTGGTATACCTTCCTGAGACACCAATTTATCTTCATCATTTGTCAATGCATCTTCACACTCTGAAACCTGGAAACCCACTGGATCAGAGGACTGCAATTCTCCTTCTTTAACACCAGCTGTGCCTAAGATTTCAGTATCATTCTGCTGTTTCCCCCTCCGATCCTTTATTTCACTGTGCTTACCATTGTGATATCTGTTTCGATTTTCTATCTTGGCCATTGATTttcgtagctgcattattttcttgaTCTCAAAAATGTTTGCAGCAATTTTTGGTTTTTTTAACTTCAGTACCAATTTTCCAGAGTCATTGCTACATGAATACTCATCTAACTCCTCTTCGCTCTCAGAATGCTGATGGAGAGGTCGTTTTTTTAATGGAAGTAAGGAAGATGGAGATGACTCTGGTGATTTTGAAGGGGAGTCATCTTCATTGCACTCTTCAGATTTTGCATTTGTATCTTGTGATTCAGTGACACCACCTTCTGTTTTTCCAGTGCCACTATGCCTACTGCTTTTCTTCTCTTGTTTTTGTGAAGACTGAGATTCTGTACTCTTTCCCTGGGACTTATCACATGAAGTACCATTGCTGTCTCTATCAGTCGACCTACGGTCTTCTGAATTTTTGTCTCTGTGAACAAAATGATCATCCGGTGCACTTTTGCTcttgttttccttctttttctctttatctttattttcatttttttgtgatttgttttCGCCTTTCTTATCAGAttttctgctgctactgctactactgcttTCCCTGCTCTTATCATGACCTTTCCTATCTTTTTCATTCTTTTCATGAATTCTTTGTTTGTCTTTATGTGATTTTTCTGCACTTTCGCCAGACTCAGTTTTAGATTGATCTCTCATCTTTTCTTTTTGGTCTTCTTTGTTAGTTATTTCTTTTTCTGGTTTGTCATCATTAGATTTTCTAGGCTTCCCATCAGAGACATGCTTAGTTTTATCACTTTTATATTTATCTTTACTTCGTTTGCTATCtgatttatgtttttctttctgttCTGCGTCCTGATGAGTCAGTTTTGAGGATGAGTTTTCATTTCTTGCCTTCTCCTTTTCACTCTTGGATTTTTCATCTATTTTAGTTTTGTATTTGTCGCTTTTTTCTTCCTGCTTCCCTTTATCTTTCTCTGATGTTTTGCTAGACTTATCCTCTCTAGACTTCTCTCTCCTTGAGCTATCTTTACCTGCTTCCTTTCGATCTTTATACGTGTTTCTGTCATTTTTCTCATCATGGCGAGAGTGATCCCTTATCTTTTCTTTCTCTGATTTAGAGTCATGTCTTGAACGTTCTCTGTCACTTCTTTCCTCATGTTTgtgtttatc
It contains:
- the LOC126475242 gene encoding biorientation of chromosomes in cell division protein 1-like 1, which gives rise to MEVSMAQYPPGDPRLVDKIVGQLKSQGIFDRFRKECIADVDTKPAYQNLHQRVETSVSAFLAQQEWKSDLNKNQVRDSLRKHIHESGFLDIGVERIVDQVVNPKIMPVFLPQIEDVVYSCLGIEKPKKNKENFNVTMCPPPIQQPPEKKPEPLQVLSEMLPKDLDPISPESDTFKDDDDDVDNDNDDEEEEDEELDNNDDGLDKSKVTEEEESSPPFEPIERIHSNHDSNDSNLSDISGLSSEDSQISDISFSDSKKDVSVPKCPVSDVVSQDSQLSKVSSNSRLSMEFSDEQKESSKILANDNKEGAFSQISEDSLKQKFEGIASFSQQHVFSHSPHVTEEHQDKSKDVQINEEVLRNKHSQSNTESIVNKLQKCEFDFADSASIQTEETPKNSIDENDSQSQLYAGMESCNVSEAEVSAAKPKSKMAIFSSIFKDNKIENQDNLTNKSGNDYSWDDNLNSNYDSLEVSEQSSMVEKHTDNFGEDNVNEIYCSEGNPITPTLSDIKQKNIVPANSTSVNFKNEDTETFLLKDNSLDGYSKMDHIDIKSDTQFETDTDTKDSQSLQGIHHYDSIQESFNTNDSQLLIGKFKEHEGEAKSITSMGIPPGDETKDNKQFIKEGHNTKQLKCEAETKSETDMSHDRSSSLEEVSSRKENIKEPHREQGKKEHCKDNSQSDRHTKDGTKERSRSEKEITKDRSRHDKLPKDSSKEHMKHDDRKSKEGTKDHSKRDDSRERNKQNERKERSKRDDKEINKDKHKHEERSDRERSRHDSKSEKEKIRDHSRHDEKNDRNTYKDRKEAGKDSSRREKSREDKSSKTSEKDKGKQEEKSDKYKTKIDEKSKSEKEKARNENSSSKLTHQDAEQKEKHKSDSKRSKDKYKSDKTKHVSDGKPRKSNDDKPEKEITNKEDQKEKMRDQSKTESGESAEKSHKDKQRIHEKNEKDRKGHDKSRESSSSSSSRKSDKKGENKSQKNENKDKEKKKENKSKSAPDDHFVHRDKNSEDRRSTDRDSNGTSCDKSQGKSTESQSSQKQEKKSSRHSGTGKTEGGVTESQDTNAKSEECNEDDSPSKSPESSPSSLLPLKKRPLHQHSESEEELDEYSCSNDSGKLVLKLKKPKIAANIFEIKKIMQLRKSMAKIENRNRYHNGKHSEIKDRRGKQQNDTEILGTAGVKEGELQSSDPVGFQVSECEDALTNDEDKLVSQEGIPLPAKETVLQNVKQNTHMHTDNETVPSSVFKPEEEDSPSEDSDDHDNSDVDGDLTHFEQASAQQTENLAAYIRTYEENLYSNPICFTDCSDSDNEETSTSHSLSHLKCKVVKEIVDKYVRQHFGFDSDLTVSVTEANSAAKTLRSEDITGETNDIPTLSKSKTNTGKDVPGGIPKKSRTAIDSSGTAYYETNKNIVDNSQSSSELNHAKFDASATSKKLPKGYVLEWVPMATTDIDSSDNNAVHSHKRHFKRNGGGSGKTKSTGNIYKQINTEQKAEACVDKIPSAPSESALERVSAPEVRETPHLNSEPDNSHAVNCTPSNGPDNRYVIADSDEDEYVGDEKSNVDNNIDKSSSDDEKVPLSADLIFHSLRDLMLESGMQKQISPEKVIGITENLPKPASEPRRNLLGRSRRPGLGRPAPGKGVVVDNSNSRTSTPDFVMPLSPESDVSASSGEQNKKIVDNREAGNIGDGDVDTVNLNQEESESKRTLRSATTTYRGQRYSSDELYKPRPLFNVTSRRAKSKQQSPPLPEEVTVKKRRSTVEGCESSHSEKGTYR